The following proteins are encoded in a genomic region of Ostrea edulis chromosome 7, xbOstEdul1.1, whole genome shotgun sequence:
- the LOC125655233 gene encoding ubiquitin-conjugating enzyme E2 N, with the protein MAGLPRRIIKETQRLLQEPVPGIQALPDESNARYFHVIVAGPAESPYEGGTFKLELFLPEEYPMSAPKVRFMTKIYHPNIDKLGRICLDILKDKWSPALQIRTVLLSIQALLSAPNPDDPLANDVAEQWKVNESQAIHTAKAWTKTYATGSRE; encoded by the exons ATGGCTGGGTTACCAAGAAGAATTATCAAG GAGACACAACGACTTTTGCAAGAACCTGTACCCGGTATTCAGGCCCTGCCAGATGAAAGTAATGCCCGATATTTCCACGTAATAGTTGCTGGACCTGCGGAG tcTCCATATGAAGGTGGCACGTTTAAATTAGAACTGTTTTTACCAGAAGAATATCCGATGTCTGCCCCTAAAGTCCGCTTTATGACAAAGATTTATCATCCTAATATTGATAAATTGGGTAGAATatgtttagatattttaaaag ATAAATGGAGTCCAGCACTTCAAATTAGGACAGTTCTCCTCTCTATTCAGGCTTTACTTAGTGCTCCTAATCCGGATGACCCTCTCGCTAACGACGTGGCAGAGCAGTGGAAGGTTAACGAGTCCCAAGCAATACATACAG CAAAAGCGTGGACGAAAACATATGCTACGGGTAGTCGGGAATGA